In one Hymenobacter sp. DG25B genomic region, the following are encoded:
- the rpsQ gene encoding 30S ribosomal protein S17: MASNEAQQATTSAPERNLRKEIIGRVSSSKMDKSITVVVESKMKHPIYGKFVTKSTKFMAHDENNECGEGDTVRIMATRPLSKSKRWRLVEILERAK, translated from the coding sequence ATGGCAAGCAACGAAGCACAGCAGGCAACGACCAGCGCACCCGAGCGCAACCTGCGTAAAGAAATCATCGGGCGCGTTTCCTCCTCCAAGATGGACAAGTCCATCACGGTTGTAGTGGAAAGCAAAATGAAACACCCCATCTACGGCAAGTTCGTTACCAAGTCGACCAAATTCATGGCCCACGACGAGAACAACGAATGCGGCGAAGGCGATACGGTTCGCATTATGGCGACCCGTCCGCTAAGCAAGAGCAAGCGGTGGAGACTGGT
- the rpmC gene encoding 50S ribosomal protein L29, producing MKNADIRALSLEDLKAQIKTEQTNGQTLRFAHAISPLENPVRLKHSRKNVARLQTELNRRENEQATQTAK from the coding sequence ATGAAGAACGCCGATATCCGCGCCCTTTCACTGGAAGACCTGAAAGCGCAAATCAAGACCGAACAAACCAATGGCCAGACGCTGCGCTTCGCGCACGCTATTTCGCCCCTGGAAAATCCGGTTCGCCTGAAGCATAGCCGCAAGAACGTAGCCCGTCTGCAAACCGAGCTCAACCGTCGCGAGAACGAGCAGGCAACCCAAACTGCTAAATAA
- the rplP gene encoding 50S ribosomal protein L16, with product MLQPKRTKYRKMQKGRVHGLAYRGSSIDFGSFAIKSLEQAWITARQIEAARIAMTRAMKREGQVWIRIFPDKPITKKPAEVRMGKGKGSPEYWVAVVKPGTIMFESDGVSLEVAQESLRLAAQKLPVKTQFVVRRDYEESK from the coding sequence ATGTTACAGCCGAAAAGGACCAAGTATCGCAAGATGCAAAAGGGTCGCGTGCATGGCCTAGCCTACCGCGGCAGCTCCATAGACTTCGGTTCCTTCGCTATTAAATCCCTGGAACAGGCATGGATTACGGCTCGCCAGATTGAGGCAGCCCGTATCGCCATGACCCGTGCCATGAAACGCGAAGGTCAAGTGTGGATCCGCATTTTCCCTGACAAGCCAATTACCAAGAAGCCTGCAGAGGTACGTATGGGTAAAGGCAAAGGCTCGCCCGAGTATTGGGTAGCCGTAGTAAAGCCTGGCACCATCATGTTCGAGTCGGACGGTGTTTCGCTGGAAGTAGCACAGGAGTCGCTGCGTCTCGCCGCGCAGAAGCTGCCGGTTAAGACTCAATTTGTTGTTCGTCGCGACTACGAAGAAAGCAAGTAA
- the rpsC gene encoding 30S ribosomal protein S3 produces MGQKVNPVGFRLGVIKGWDSNWYGGKDFADKLVEDEKIRKYIMARIPKGGISRIVIERTLKRVTITINTARPGVVIGKGGAEVDKIKDELKQITGKDVQINIFEIKRPELDAKLVGESIAQQLQARISFRRAMKMSIQAAMRVGAEGIKIQCGGRLGGAEIARSEQYKEGRTPLHTLRADIDYALSEAQTVYGKIGIKVWIMRGEVFGKPDLSPNQQPTSPAGGEGRNDRGPRGERGDRGGDRGPRRDRNDRGGDNRGGQGGGGQRRGGPGAGGPGGQGGQNRGGGAPRR; encoded by the coding sequence ATGGGACAGAAAGTAAATCCGGTTGGCTTCCGTTTGGGCGTCATTAAAGGGTGGGACTCGAACTGGTACGGCGGTAAGGACTTTGCCGACAAGCTGGTTGAGGACGAAAAGATCCGCAAATACATCATGGCTCGTATCCCGAAGGGTGGCATTAGCCGCATCGTGATTGAGCGTACTCTGAAGCGCGTCACCATCACCATCAACACGGCTCGTCCGGGTGTGGTAATTGGTAAAGGCGGTGCAGAGGTTGATAAGATCAAGGACGAGCTGAAGCAGATTACCGGCAAAGACGTTCAGATCAACATCTTCGAAATTAAGCGTCCGGAACTCGACGCCAAATTGGTAGGTGAGAGCATTGCTCAGCAGCTGCAGGCTCGTATCTCGTTCCGCCGTGCAATGAAGATGTCTATTCAGGCTGCTATGCGCGTTGGTGCCGAAGGCATCAAGATTCAGTGCGGTGGTCGTCTGGGTGGTGCTGAAATTGCCCGCTCCGAGCAATACAAAGAAGGCCGTACCCCGCTGCACACCCTGCGTGCTGATATCGACTATGCCCTATCTGAAGCTCAGACCGTGTATGGTAAAATCGGCATCAAGGTGTGGATCATGCGTGGTGAAGTGTTCGGCAAGCCCGACCTCTCGCCCAACCAGCAGCCTACCAGCCCCGCTGGTGGCGAAGGTCGCAACGACCGTGGCCCACGCGGTGAGCGTGGTGACCGTGGCGGCGACCGTGGCCCGCGCCGCGACCGTAATGACCGTGGCGGTGACAACCGTGGTGGTCAGGGCGGTGGTGGACAGCGCCGTGGTGGTCCAGGTGCCGGCGGCCCTGGTGGCCAAGGCGGCCAGAACCGTGGTGGCGGCGCTCCGCGTCGCTAG
- the rplV gene encoding 50S ribosomal protein L22: MEATAKLRNVPTSPRKMRMVANMVRGQKVTRALGLLKFEANSGAERIEKLLLSALANWQQKNEDERIEDANLYIKEIFVDEGRQLKRLRPAPQGRGHRIRKRSNHVTLIIDTKVEPLGSKAAAEKAAEKKPAAATATEGKAKTTRRSSSKKTTETKAEATA, from the coding sequence ATGGAAGCTACTGCTAAACTCCGTAATGTGCCTACCTCGCCTCGCAAGATGCGCATGGTAGCCAACATGGTCCGCGGTCAGAAAGTGACGCGCGCCCTGGGCTTGCTGAAGTTCGAGGCTAACTCGGGTGCTGAAAGAATCGAGAAACTGCTCCTGTCGGCTCTGGCCAACTGGCAGCAGAAGAACGAGGATGAGCGCATCGAGGACGCTAACCTCTACATCAAGGAAATCTTCGTGGATGAAGGTCGCCAGCTGAAGCGTCTGCGCCCCGCCCCTCAGGGTCGTGGCCACCGCATCCGCAAGCGTAGCAACCACGTGACGCTGATCATTGACACGAAAGTAGAACCACTGGGTAGCAAAGCTGCTGCTGAGAAGGCTGCTGAGAAAAAGCCCGCCGCTGCTACCGCAACGGAAGGCAAAGCCAAGACTACGCGTCGTAGCTCCTCGAAAAAAACCACTGAAACCAAGGCAGAAGCCACCGCATAA
- the rpsS gene encoding 30S ribosomal protein S19, with translation MARSLKKGPYIDFRLEKKVTAMEDSGKKSVVKTWSRRSMISPDFVGHTFAVHNGNKFIPVYVTENMVGHKLGEFAPTRNFRGHIAKKDKGKR, from the coding sequence ATGGCACGTTCGCTAAAAAAAGGGCCGTACATTGACTTCCGGCTCGAGAAGAAAGTAACGGCAATGGAGGATTCCGGCAAAAAGTCGGTGGTGAAGACCTGGTCTCGCCGCTCGATGATTTCTCCGGACTTCGTTGGCCACACCTTCGCTGTTCACAACGGCAATAAGTTCATCCCGGTGTATGTAACGGAGAACATGGTAGGTCACAAACTCGGTGAGTTTGCCCCAACCCGGAACTTCCGTGGTCATATAGCCAAGAAAGATAAAGGCAAGCGCTAA
- the rplB gene encoding 50S ribosomal protein L2 — translation MALKKLRPTSPGQRFRIAPAFDEVTTSTPEKSLLAPLKKSGGRNGAGKMTNRYIGGGHKQKYRVIDFKRDKAGVPATVKTIEYDPNRTARIALLNYADGEKRYIIAPAGLQVDAVVVSGTGVAPEVGNALPLREIPLGTIVHNIELMPGSGAAMARSAGTYAQLVAREDKYATLKLPSGEMRMVLVTCMATVGTVSNGDHMNVRLGKAGRNRWLGRRPRVRGVAMNPVDHPMGGGEGKSSGGHPRSRNGIFSKGQKTRNKNKYSEQLIVNRKGKK, via the coding sequence ATGGCACTCAAAAAACTAAGACCAACATCACCGGGTCAGCGCTTCCGCATCGCCCCGGCCTTCGACGAGGTAACCACGTCGACGCCGGAGAAGTCGCTGTTGGCACCCCTGAAAAAATCCGGTGGCCGCAATGGAGCGGGTAAAATGACGAACCGCTATATCGGCGGTGGTCACAAACAGAAGTATCGTGTAATCGACTTCAAGCGTGATAAAGCTGGTGTTCCAGCCACGGTGAAGACGATTGAGTACGATCCTAACCGCACGGCGCGTATTGCCCTGCTCAACTACGCCGACGGCGAAAAGCGCTATATCATTGCGCCCGCTGGTCTGCAGGTTGATGCGGTGGTAGTTTCCGGCACCGGCGTAGCGCCAGAGGTAGGCAATGCCCTTCCCCTGCGCGAAATTCCACTGGGTACCATTGTACACAACATCGAGCTGATGCCCGGTAGTGGTGCTGCCATGGCTCGCTCGGCCGGAACCTACGCTCAGCTGGTAGCCCGCGAAGACAAGTATGCCACGCTGAAATTGCCTTCCGGCGAGATGCGCATGGTACTGGTAACCTGCATGGCTACCGTTGGTACCGTTTCGAATGGTGACCACATGAACGTACGTCTCGGCAAAGCCGGTCGTAACCGTTGGTTGGGTCGTCGTCCGCGTGTTCGTGGTGTTGCTATGAACCCCGTGGATCACCCAATGGGTGGTGGCGAAGGCAAGTCGTCGGGTGGTCACCCACGCAGCCGCAACGGCATCTTCTCTAAGGGTCAGAAGACGCGTAACAAGAACAAGTACTCTGAGCAGCTCATCGTTAACCGTAAAGGCAAGAAGTAA
- the rplW gene encoding 50S ribosomal protein L23 produces MSTLKKPIVTEKATGLNEKGQYVFEVERTANKVQIKKEIEQIYGVTVTGISTIRTNGKLKSKSTKTGQVTGRRPHGKKAVVTVKEGDVIDFYNGI; encoded by the coding sequence ATGAGCACGCTGAAAAAACCCATCGTGACCGAGAAGGCCACGGGCCTGAACGAAAAAGGCCAGTACGTTTTCGAAGTGGAGCGCACTGCCAACAAGGTTCAGATCAAAAAGGAGATTGAGCAAATCTACGGCGTAACGGTAACCGGCATCAGCACGATCCGCACCAACGGCAAGCTCAAGTCCAAATCCACGAAGACCGGTCAGGTAACTGGCCGTCGTCCGCACGGCAAGAAGGCCGTGGTAACCGTGAAAGAAGGCGACGTTATCGACTTCTACAACGGTATCTAA
- the rplD gene encoding 50S ribosomal protein L4 → MELSVYNIKGEDTGRKVTLSDAIFGLEPNEHVMYLDVKQYLANQRQGTHKSKQRNEVQGTTKKLKKQKGTGGARAGSMKSPVFIGGGRVFGPEPRDYGFKLNKKTKRLARLSALSSLAKDGKVALVENIVLDAPKTKDFLNILNDLKLNNGKKTLLVTGEVDKNVVLSARNIQKVTVATPVALNTHDLLNTDTLLLSEAGLKSLEQLYTSAE, encoded by the coding sequence ATGGAACTGTCAGTATATAACATCAAAGGCGAAGACACTGGCCGCAAGGTTACCCTGTCCGACGCCATCTTCGGCCTCGAGCCGAATGAGCACGTGATGTACCTCGACGTGAAGCAGTACCTGGCAAACCAGCGCCAGGGCACGCACAAGTCGAAGCAGCGCAACGAGGTGCAAGGCACCACGAAGAAGCTCAAGAAACAAAAAGGTACGGGCGGTGCCCGCGCCGGCAGCATGAAGTCGCCGGTTTTCATCGGTGGTGGTCGTGTATTCGGTCCTGAGCCCCGTGACTACGGCTTCAAGCTCAACAAAAAGACCAAGCGTCTTGCCCGTCTGTCGGCTCTCTCAAGCTTGGCGAAAGATGGTAAAGTAGCGCTGGTGGAGAACATCGTACTCGATGCTCCCAAAACCAAAGACTTCCTGAACATCCTGAACGATCTGAAGCTGAACAACGGCAAAAAGACCCTTCTGGTAACCGGTGAAGTAGACAAGAACGTGGTGCTGTCGGCTCGCAACATTCAGAAAGTGACCGTAGCAACGCCCGTAGCGCTGAACACGCACGACCTGCTGAACACTGACACGCTGCTGCTGTCGGAGGCCGGCCTGAAGTCGCTGGAACAACTCTATACCTCCGCAGAATAA
- the rplC gene encoding 50S ribosomal protein L3 → MPGIIGKKIGMTSLFTPDGKNIPCTLIEAGPCVVTQVKTIEKDGYTAVQVGYGEKKAKNTTKALAGHFAKAGTTPKRKLVEFRLAAESTYAAGATIDATLFEEGEFVDVVGTSKGKGFQGVVKRYNFAGVGGQTHGQHNRLRHPGSIGACSWPSRVFKGMRMAGRMGGDRVKVQNLKVMRVVADKNLIVVSGSIPGAKNSYVVLEK, encoded by the coding sequence ATGCCTGGCATCATCGGTAAAAAAATCGGTATGACAAGCCTCTTCACTCCGGACGGGAAGAATATTCCCTGCACGCTCATTGAAGCGGGTCCGTGCGTAGTGACGCAGGTTAAGACAATCGAAAAGGACGGCTACACGGCCGTTCAGGTAGGTTATGGCGAGAAAAAAGCCAAAAACACTACCAAAGCACTGGCTGGCCACTTTGCCAAAGCCGGTACTACTCCTAAAAGAAAGCTGGTTGAATTTCGCCTTGCAGCGGAGTCTACCTATGCCGCTGGCGCTACCATCGACGCTACCCTCTTCGAGGAAGGCGAGTTTGTAGACGTAGTTGGTACCTCAAAAGGTAAAGGTTTCCAGGGTGTAGTAAAGCGCTACAACTTTGCTGGTGTGGGTGGTCAAACCCACGGTCAGCACAACCGTCTGCGTCACCCAGGTTCTATCGGTGCGTGCTCCTGGCCTTCCCGCGTATTCAAAGGAATGCGCATGGCTGGCCGGATGGGCGGTGACCGTGTGAAAGTGCAAAACCTGAAGGTGATGCGCGTGGTAGCCGACAAGAACCTAATCGTAGTAAGCGGTTCGATTCCCGGTGCCAAGAACTCTTACGTGGTCCTGGAAAAATAA
- a CDS encoding O-antigen ligase family protein — translation MNAVKVSGTLVHRLQLLAVFWCGCIILGLFTGNIVRVLSSLGIMGLVATSIFYAYMQRGVSRSRFTPAYWSLMGVFGIHAVWGVLTQAGNWDEFARSILLQSPFLLLPLAFWLLAGLPGRYLRGLYLFFIGLVTVSALGSTGYYLLHTAQIHKMYLQSQIMPTVPDHIRFSLMVTYAIAIGVMLLWKRAVQPKGRKPLWAVVVLLIIYQHMLAVRSGLLTLYVLAALAIVALVLWERKYKLAVLGFALMWILPMLSYAVLPTFHNKFLNTQEDVGRVEQSGSANNYSLVGRIYSYKVALEIVEEHPWVGVGRANMEQAIAREYKASFPQITPKAYILPHNQFLFNLVAFGGIGILLFTVLFYFPGIRVWPRQAPLLLSHYLIVTLSFLVEYPLELQVGLNFTLIFLLLALNGQEKPSESDLTWRPV, via the coding sequence ATGAATGCAGTGAAAGTTTCCGGGACACTTGTACACCGCTTACAACTGCTGGCCGTTTTCTGGTGCGGCTGTATCATACTGGGGCTTTTTACCGGCAATATCGTTCGGGTACTTTCCAGCCTGGGTATCATGGGGCTGGTAGCTACCAGTATTTTCTATGCCTACATGCAAAGAGGCGTTTCCCGCAGCCGGTTTACCCCGGCGTACTGGAGCCTGATGGGTGTATTCGGTATTCATGCAGTTTGGGGTGTCCTGACACAAGCCGGAAACTGGGACGAGTTTGCCCGGAGTATTCTACTGCAGTCACCATTTCTGCTGCTGCCCCTTGCTTTCTGGCTGCTGGCCGGGCTGCCCGGACGCTACCTGCGGGGGCTTTATCTGTTTTTTATCGGGCTGGTTACGGTATCCGCCTTAGGTAGCACGGGTTATTATTTGCTGCACACGGCCCAGATTCATAAGATGTATCTGCAGTCGCAGATTATGCCTACGGTACCGGACCATATTCGCTTTAGCCTAATGGTTACCTATGCCATTGCTATTGGAGTTATGCTGCTTTGGAAAAGGGCAGTCCAGCCAAAAGGGCGCAAGCCGTTATGGGCCGTTGTGGTATTGCTAATTATCTATCAGCATATGCTGGCAGTACGCAGTGGCTTGCTCACGCTCTATGTGCTGGCCGCCCTGGCTATAGTAGCCTTAGTGCTATGGGAGCGAAAGTATAAGCTGGCGGTGCTAGGGTTTGCTTTGATGTGGATTCTGCCGATGCTGAGCTATGCGGTGCTGCCAACCTTCCATAACAAGTTCTTGAATACGCAGGAAGATGTAGGCCGCGTAGAGCAGAGCGGGTCGGCGAACAACTATTCACTGGTAGGCAGAATATACTCTTATAAAGTGGCCCTGGAAATTGTAGAGGAACATCCGTGGGTAGGAGTGGGGCGCGCCAATATGGAACAGGCCATAGCGCGGGAATACAAGGCCAGCTTTCCGCAGATAACGCCCAAGGCATACATACTGCCGCACAACCAGTTTCTTTTTAACCTCGTGGCATTTGGGGGGATTGGCATTCTGCTTTTTACCGTACTTTTCTATTTTCCGGGCATACGGGTATGGCCGCGGCAGGCACCCCTGCTGCTTAGTCATTATCTGATTGTGACGTTGTCTTTTCTGGTAGAATATCCACTGGAGCTACAAGTAGGGCTTAATTTCACCCTGATCTTCCTGTTGCTGGCCCTGAATGGCCAGGAAAAACCTTCCGAATCTGATCTGACCTGGCGTCCCGTTTAA
- the rpsJ gene encoding 30S ribosomal protein S10 produces the protein MNQKIRIKLKSYDHNLVDKSSEKIVKAVKATGAIVSGPIPLPTNKEKFTVLRSPHVNKKSREQFQLCTYKRLVDIYSTSSKTVDALMKLELPSGVDVEIKV, from the coding sequence ATGAACCAGAAAATTCGCATCAAACTGAAATCCTACGACCACAACCTGGTGGACAAATCGTCGGAGAAGATCGTGAAGGCGGTGAAGGCTACGGGCGCTATCGTAAGCGGCCCCATTCCACTGCCCACTAATAAGGAGAAGTTCACCGTTCTTCGTTCGCCCCACGTGAACAAGAAGTCGCGCGAGCAGTTCCAGCTGTGCACTTACAAGCGTCTCGTTGACATCTACTCGACGTCGTCGAAGACCGTAGATGCGCTGATGAAGCTGGAGCTGCCGAGCGGCGTAGACGTTGAAATCAAAGTCTGA
- the fusA gene encoding elongation factor G, whose amino-acid sequence MAVNKDLQYLRNIGIMAHIDAGKTTTSERILYYTGKTHKIGEVHEGAATMDWMEQEQERGITITSAATTTFWNYPTDANGDPTADTKQYKINLIDTPGHVDFTVEVERSLRVLDGAVALFCAVSGVEPQSETVWRQADKYKVPRICFVNKMDRAGADFFKAVAEIKDKLGANPVPLQIPIGAEDTFKGVVDLLTGKAIVWDDATQGKSYHEIPVPEDLVETVAEWRQKLVESVAEYDDALLEKFFDNPDSITREEMMVVIRQAVIDMKFSPVMCGSAFKNKGVQSMLDGVMAYLPSPLDMPPIIGTNPDTGEEIERHPDNSEPFTALAFKIATDPFVGRLCFFRCYSGVLDAGSYVHNNRTNKKERISRLMQMHSNKQNPIDKIQAGDIAAGVGFKDIKTGDTLTDEKSRVVLESMSFPEPVIGYAIEPKTQADVDKMGMAIAKLVEEDPTLVVQTDPETGQTVLKGMGELHLEIIIDRMRREFKVEINQGAPMVAYKEILTKTVEHRETYKKQTGGRGKFGDIVFELGPKLTDPEKPGLEFVNDITGGVIPREFIAPVQKGFEEAMKNGPLAGFPIEGMRVRLYYGSYHDVDSDALSFELAARGGFREAGKQAGPKLLEPIMAVEVVSPDEYTGSVTGDLNRRRGIMKGMDTKGGANVIKADVPLSELFGYVTTLRTISSGRASASLTFSHYDQVPTNLAEAIIAKQKGNAIR is encoded by the coding sequence ATGGCTGTTAATAAAGATCTGCAATACCTCCGGAATATCGGGATTATGGCGCACATCGACGCCGGTAAAACCACCACGTCGGAGCGTATTCTCTACTATACCGGTAAGACCCACAAAATCGGGGAAGTGCACGAAGGTGCTGCCACGATGGACTGGATGGAGCAAGAGCAGGAGCGGGGTATCACCATCACTTCGGCTGCTACCACCACGTTCTGGAACTACCCAACCGATGCTAACGGTGACCCAACGGCGGACACCAAGCAGTATAAAATCAACCTGATTGACACTCCCGGCCACGTTGACTTCACCGTGGAAGTGGAACGTTCGCTGCGCGTACTGGACGGTGCTGTAGCCCTGTTCTGTGCCGTATCGGGTGTAGAGCCTCAGTCGGAGACGGTTTGGCGTCAGGCTGACAAGTACAAAGTGCCCCGCATCTGCTTCGTCAACAAGATGGACCGTGCCGGTGCTGACTTCTTCAAGGCTGTGGCCGAGATTAAGGACAAGCTAGGTGCTAACCCTGTACCGCTGCAAATCCCGATTGGTGCCGAAGATACCTTCAAAGGTGTTGTCGACCTGCTGACGGGTAAGGCCATCGTATGGGATGATGCAACCCAGGGCAAATCGTACCACGAAATCCCGGTTCCCGAGGATCTGGTAGAAACCGTAGCCGAGTGGCGTCAGAAGCTGGTGGAAAGCGTTGCCGAGTATGACGACGCCCTGCTGGAGAAATTCTTTGACAACCCCGACTCCATCACGCGTGAGGAAATGATGGTCGTTATCCGCCAGGCGGTTATCGACATGAAGTTCTCGCCCGTAATGTGCGGCTCTGCTTTCAAAAACAAAGGTGTGCAGTCGATGCTGGATGGCGTAATGGCCTACCTGCCTTCGCCGCTGGATATGCCCCCCATCATCGGTACCAACCCCGATACCGGCGAGGAAATCGAGCGTCACCCCGATAACAGCGAGCCTTTCACTGCTCTGGCCTTCAAGATTGCTACTGACCCCTTCGTAGGCCGTCTGTGCTTCTTCCGTTGCTACAGCGGTGTTCTGGATGCTGGTTCGTACGTGCATAACAACCGCACGAACAAGAAGGAGCGTATCTCGCGTCTGATGCAGATGCACTCCAACAAGCAGAACCCCATCGACAAGATTCAGGCCGGTGACATTGCTGCCGGTGTGGGTTTCAAAGACATCAAAACCGGTGATACGCTGACCGACGAGAAGTCGCGCGTAGTACTGGAATCGATGAGCTTCCCCGAGCCCGTTATCGGTTACGCCATTGAGCCTAAAACTCAGGCCGACGTTGATAAGATGGGTATGGCTATTGCCAAGCTCGTGGAAGAAGATCCTACGCTGGTAGTGCAGACGGACCCCGAGACGGGCCAGACCGTACTGAAAGGCATGGGCGAGCTTCACCTGGAAATCATCATCGACCGTATGCGTCGGGAGTTCAAGGTGGAAATCAACCAGGGTGCTCCCATGGTAGCTTATAAGGAGATTCTCACCAAAACGGTAGAGCATCGCGAAACTTATAAGAAGCAGACGGGTGGTCGTGGTAAATTCGGTGACATCGTATTCGAACTGGGTCCGAAACTGACCGATCCGGAGAAACCCGGTCTGGAGTTCGTAAATGACATCACGGGTGGTGTTATCCCCCGCGAATTCATCGCACCAGTTCAGAAGGGCTTCGAAGAAGCGATGAAGAACGGTCCGTTGGCGGGCTTCCCCATCGAAGGCATGCGTGTACGTCTGTACTACGGTTCTTACCACGATGTTGACTCGGACGCTCTGTCGTTCGAACTCGCGGCCCGTGGTGGTTTCCGGGAAGCCGGCAAGCAGGCTGGTCCAAAACTGCTCGAGCCCATCATGGCGGTAGAAGTAGTTTCTCCTGATGAGTACACCGGCTCGGTAACGGGTGACCTGAACCGTCGTCGTGGTATCATGAAAGGTATGGACACGAAAGGTGGCGCTAACGTTATCAAGGCTGACGTTCCGCTGTCGGAGCTGTTCGGCTACGTAACTACGCTGCGTACCATCTCGTCGGGCCGTGCTTCCGCTTCGCTGACGTTCTCGCACTACGACCAAGTGCCGACCAACCTTGCTGAAGCAATCATTGCCAAGCAAAAAGGTAACGCCATCCGCTAA
- the rpsG gene encoding 30S ribosomal protein S7, giving the protein MRKSKPKKRILLPDPKYKETLVTRFVNYMMYDGKKNLAYTIFYDACELVEQRTKESGLEMWRKALNNVMPTVEVKSRRVGGATFQVPIEVRADRRIAVGSKWLIQYARRRGEKTMKDKLAGEIIAAAKGEGAAVKKKDDTHRMAEANKAFSHFRF; this is encoded by the coding sequence ATGAGAAAGTCAAAACCAAAAAAGCGTATTCTCCTGCCCGACCCCAAGTACAAGGAGACGCTGGTAACCCGCTTCGTTAACTACATGATGTATGACGGGAAGAAAAACCTGGCCTACACCATTTTTTATGATGCCTGCGAGCTAGTAGAGCAGCGCACCAAGGAAAGCGGCCTGGAAATGTGGCGCAAAGCCCTGAACAACGTTATGCCTACTGTAGAAGTGAAGAGCCGCCGCGTAGGTGGTGCTACCTTCCAGGTGCCAATCGAAGTTCGCGCTGACCGTCGTATCGCCGTAGGTTCTAAGTGGCTGATTCAATATGCGCGTCGTCGTGGTGAGAAAACCATGAAAGACAAGCTGGCCGGCGAAATCATTGCCGCCGCCAAAGGTGAAGGTGCTGCCGTGAAGAAAAAGGACGACACGCACCGGATGGCGGAAGCCAACAAGGCCTTCTCGCACTTCCGTTTCTAA
- the rpsL gene encoding 30S ribosomal protein S12: protein MPTINQLVRKGREKLTTKSKSPALDSCPQRRGVCTRVYTTTPKKPNSAMRKVARVRLTNGKEVNAYIPGEGHNLQEHSIVLIRGGRVKDLPGVRYHIIRGALDTAGVNGRLQRRSKYGAKRPKPGQAPVGKGGKPAPGKKK, encoded by the coding sequence ATGCCTACCATTAACCAATTAGTACGAAAAGGCCGCGAGAAGCTGACGACGAAGTCAAAGTCGCCGGCCCTTGACTCGTGCCCGCAGCGCCGTGGCGTTTGCACCCGTGTGTACACCACCACGCCTAAGAAGCCGAATTCGGCCATGCGTAAAGTGGCCCGTGTGCGCCTCACGAACGGCAAAGAAGTTAACGCCTACATCCCTGGTGAAGGCCACAACCTGCAGGAGCACAGCATCGTGCTGATTCGTGGCGGTCGTGTGAAAGACCTTCCCGGTGTGCGTTATCACATCATCCGTGGCGCTCTGGACACCGCCGGTGTAAACGGCCGTCTCCAGCGTCGTTCGAAATACGGCGCTAAGCGTCCGAAGCCGGGCCAAGCCCCTGTAGGCAAAGGCGGCAAACCAGCACCTGGCAAGAAAAAGTAA